From the genome of Limisalsivibrio acetivorans, one region includes:
- a CDS encoding Gfo/Idh/MocA family protein: MKTALIGYGYWGRNVARTLDSVGSSPEYIIDTTPERAKAGQEDYGTDPDKTLDDVLKSDCEAVFIATPPQTHHRIAMECLEHGKHIFVEKPFTTDIRHAYEIIVKAQDRGLISFVDHVFLYSDPVKKLKNLLDEGKFGDVVYVNSRRINLGLFQHSVDVVWDLAVHDLSIIDYLFGLDIRNVTVTRRKYRDFPNDALANINFDIQDGPIINIAVSWLSPVKVREMIIGGEDMMAVYDDTAPDKLKVYDRGVIMEEDLDANALHKHLVQYRYGEERVIDIPVSQPLENAINSFIRCVETGEEPEHGKGSIINVMNALEVISRCGK; the protein is encoded by the coding sequence ATGAAAACGGCATTGATAGGATACGGCTACTGGGGGCGCAACGTTGCCAGAACGCTCGACTCTGTGGGTTCATCCCCCGAGTATATCATCGACACAACGCCTGAAAGGGCAAAGGCTGGACAGGAGGATTACGGAACCGATCCGGATAAGACGCTGGACGATGTTCTTAAATCCGACTGCGAGGCGGTTTTCATAGCCACTCCCCCCCAGACACACCACAGGATTGCCATGGAGTGCCTTGAGCACGGCAAACATATCTTCGTGGAAAAACCCTTCACCACAGATATACGCCACGCCTACGAGATAATCGTTAAGGCGCAGGACAGAGGACTGATCTCATTTGTGGATCATGTATTCCTCTATTCCGACCCCGTCAAGAAGCTTAAGAACCTCCTCGATGAGGGTAAGTTCGGGGATGTGGTATACGTGAACAGCAGGCGGATCAACCTCGGGTTATTTCAGCACAGTGTTGACGTTGTATGGGATCTTGCGGTGCATGATCTCTCGATCATCGACTACCTCTTCGGCCTCGATATCCGTAACGTAACAGTGACAAGGCGCAAATACAGGGATTTCCCCAACGATGCCCTTGCAAATATAAACTTCGACATTCAGGACGGCCCCATCATTAACATAGCCGTATCCTGGCTCAGCCCAGTAAAGGTGCGAGAGATGATCATCGGCGGCGAGGACATGATGGCGGTCTATGATGATACAGCCCCCGACAAGCTCAAGGTATACGACCGTGGTGTTATCATGGAGGAGGATCTGGACGCAAACGCCCTGCATAAGCACCTTGTTCAGTACCGCTACGGTGAGGAACGGGTTATCGATATCCCTGTATCCCAGCCCCTTGAGAACGCCATAAACTCCTTCATCAGATGTGTTGAAACCGGTGAGGAGCCGGAGCATGGCAAGGGCTCGATTATCAACGTTATGAACGCTCTGGAGGTTATATCAAGATGCGGCAAGTAA